A part of Melittangium boletus DSM 14713 genomic DNA contains:
- a CDS encoding peptidylprolyl isomerase, whose amino-acid sequence MIKLTTSFGDIVLELDHAKAPNTAANFEEYVKSGHFNDTIFHRVIPGFMIQGGGFSPDMKEKTTRDPIKNEAANGLKNAKYTVAMARTSAPHSATAQFFINVKDNSFLDFRSADANGFGYCVFGKVVQGQDVVDRIEQVRTGRKGMHDDVPNEPVVIQKAEIV is encoded by the coding sequence ATGATCAAACTGACCACGAGCTTTGGCGACATCGTGTTGGAACTCGACCACGCGAAGGCGCCGAACACCGCCGCCAACTTCGAGGAGTATGTGAAGTCCGGCCACTTCAACGACACCATCTTCCACCGGGTGATTCCCGGCTTCATGATCCAGGGCGGCGGCTTCAGCCCCGACATGAAGGAGAAGACGACCCGCGATCCCATCAAGAACGAAGCGGCCAACGGCCTGAAGAACGCGAAGTACACCGTCGCGATGGCCCGCACCTCGGCGCCGCACTCCGCCACCGCCCAGTTCTTCATCAACGTGAAGGACAACAGCTTCCTCGACTTCCGGTCGGCGGACGCCAACGGCTTCGGTTACTGCGTCTTCGGCAAGGTCGTTCAGGGCCAGGATGTGGTGGACCGCATCGAGCAGGTGAGGACCGGCCGCAAGGGGATGCACGACGACGTGCCGAATGAGCCCGTGGTCATCCAGAAGGCGGAGATCGTCTGA
- a CDS encoding ABC transporter ATP-binding protein yields MSTPPEHIPAFIRLRGVSKAYHRGDLVVPVLEEVNLDIGQGTFEAFMGPSGSGKSTLLNLLSGLDRPTTGVVEVGGRDLARLSDQQLSDWRAGHVGFVFQLYNLLPVLTAAENVELPLLLTPLSRTERRDHVAAALEVVGLKHRVNHRPPQMSGGEQQRVAIARAIVTDPDLLIADEPTGDLDRKSAEQVLDLFEELHRALNKTLVMVTHDPHAAERADVVRHLEKGALR; encoded by the coding sequence ATGAGCACCCCCCCCGAGCACATCCCGGCCTTCATCCGGCTCCGAGGCGTCTCCAAGGCCTACCACCGGGGCGATCTCGTGGTGCCCGTGTTGGAGGAGGTGAACCTCGACATCGGACAGGGGACCTTCGAGGCCTTCATGGGCCCATCCGGCTCGGGCAAGTCCACGCTGCTCAACCTGCTGTCCGGGTTGGATCGGCCCACGACGGGCGTCGTGGAGGTGGGTGGACGGGATCTGGCGCGGCTGAGCGATCAGCAACTGTCCGACTGGCGCGCGGGCCACGTGGGCTTCGTCTTCCAGTTGTACAACCTGCTGCCCGTGCTCACGGCGGCGGAGAACGTGGAGCTCCCGTTGTTGCTCACCCCGCTGTCACGCACCGAGCGCCGCGACCACGTGGCCGCCGCGCTGGAGGTGGTGGGCCTGAAACACCGGGTGAATCACCGGCCGCCCCAGATGTCCGGAGGCGAGCAGCAGCGGGTGGCCATCGCGCGGGCCATCGTCACGGATCCGGATCTGCTCATCGCGGACGAGCCCACGGGCGACCTGGACCGCAAGTCCGCCGAGCAGGTGCTCGACCTGTTCGAGGAGCTGCACCGGGCGTTGAACAAGACGCTCGTCATGGTGACGCACGATCCCCACGCCGCCGAGCGGGCCGACGTGGTGCGGCACCTGGAAAAAGGGGCGCTGAGATGA
- a CDS encoding efflux RND transporter periplasmic adaptor subunit has product MAEAQAQKLDVLRIDRAARPRRKLPRRWPLWVGLLLILALAVTLLGTNRVPSVQVAEVREARPGEQQTELTATGYVSSRRRSVIAPQIPGRLVSVEVDEGDAVKQGQVLARLDERDARVIEARAQADLQAATQRLVSTRATAARAKQDLARAEQLAKAQVITPASLQAAQAAARAMSAEVRLAVAQRVAAERAAEAARLQLTHTVVRAPFQGTVVRKLADEGAVLAPAAIEQQNVGGIVELVDLSALEVEAEVSEEQLPRIQKDQPALVFLDAYPDQTFRAQVRSVRPTIDRAKATATVNVQFESIPPGVLPDMGARVAFLKEELPPDALEREDATLRVLSSSVVKDGGQSLVWVVRDGRLVRQPVRVTQKVGDEVVLAEGPPPGTQVVVSPEAKLRAGRKVKVQTEGG; this is encoded by the coding sequence ATGGCGGAGGCCCAGGCCCAGAAGTTGGATGTCCTCAGGATCGATCGCGCGGCGCGTCCCCGACGCAAGCTCCCGCGCCGATGGCCACTCTGGGTGGGGCTCCTCCTCATCCTGGCGCTCGCCGTGACGTTGTTGGGAACCAACCGGGTCCCCAGTGTCCAGGTCGCCGAGGTCCGCGAGGCCCGTCCCGGCGAGCAGCAGACCGAGCTCACCGCCACGGGCTATGTCTCCTCGCGCCGCCGCTCGGTGATCGCCCCTCAGATCCCGGGCCGGCTGGTATCGGTGGAGGTGGATGAGGGCGACGCGGTGAAGCAGGGCCAGGTGCTCGCCCGCCTGGATGAACGGGACGCACGTGTGATCGAGGCCCGGGCCCAAGCGGACCTCCAGGCGGCGACCCAGCGGCTCGTCTCCACGCGCGCCACGGCCGCGCGGGCGAAGCAGGACCTCGCCCGGGCCGAACAACTGGCCAAGGCCCAGGTCATCACGCCGGCGAGCCTGCAAGCGGCACAAGCAGCCGCCCGCGCCATGTCCGCCGAGGTGCGCCTGGCGGTGGCCCAACGTGTCGCGGCCGAGCGAGCAGCGGAAGCGGCGCGGCTGCAGCTCACCCACACCGTGGTGCGCGCTCCCTTCCAGGGCACCGTGGTGCGCAAGCTCGCCGACGAGGGCGCGGTGCTCGCCCCCGCCGCGATCGAACAACAGAACGTGGGTGGCATCGTCGAGCTGGTGGACCTGAGCGCCCTGGAGGTGGAGGCCGAGGTGAGCGAGGAGCAACTGCCCCGCATCCAGAAGGACCAGCCCGCGCTCGTGTTCCTCGATGCCTACCCCGACCAGACCTTCCGCGCCCAGGTGCGCTCGGTGCGCCCGACCATCGATCGCGCCAAGGCCACGGCGACGGTCAACGTACAGTTCGAGTCCATCCCCCCGGGCGTGCTGCCGGACATGGGCGCACGCGTGGCCTTCCTGAAGGAGGAACTGCCACCGGACGCGCTAGAGCGCGAGGACGCGACGCTGCGGGTGTTGTCCTCCTCGGTGGTGAAAGACGGGGGGCAGTCCCTGGTGTGGGTGGTGCGCGACGGGCGGCTGGTGCGCCAGCCGGTCCGGGTGACGCAGAAGGTGGGCGACGAGGTGGTGCTGGCCGAGGGGCCTCCCCCCGGAACACAGGTGGTGGTGTCGCCCGAGGCGAAGCTGCGAGCGGGACGCAAGGTGAAGGTCCAGACGGAGGGCGGATGA
- a CDS encoding ABC transporter permease: MTFGRLVWRDLLRNPLRLSLTVLAGAVGVVAFIFLRTVVDFFYSGVATAQADRLLTRSKVSMTSTLPMSYLPRISLVPGVSDVTFYGFFGGRQSESQQDFFGSAFVDIPSFLRVFGEEVVVPPRQVDALNRDPCGALIGKNLAQRYGWKPGDPVTLKGTVYPGDWTFTVRGIYDVRGGSMDADSFLFGFRCINEKLPKDRKNRVSAFMLRVEDPSRSTAVAAAVDTMFTNSPYPTRTESERTATLGFISMLSSILTAVNVVSLVILLILLLVIGNTLAMGVRERTRDLATLRAMGFKRGRVVTLVLVESVAIGLLSAALGVLLAPSLVNGFLSVVGPQMGGIPQDALREGTLLLGALAALLVALLAGAIPAIQAIRLPVAEGLRKVA; encoded by the coding sequence ATGACGTTCGGACGGCTCGTCTGGCGCGACCTGCTGCGCAACCCCCTGCGGCTGAGCCTCACCGTGCTCGCGGGCGCGGTGGGCGTCGTGGCCTTCATCTTCCTGCGCACCGTGGTGGACTTCTTCTACTCGGGCGTGGCCACCGCCCAGGCGGACCGGCTCCTCACCCGCAGCAAGGTCTCCATGACCTCGACCCTGCCCATGTCCTACCTGCCTCGCATCTCCTTGGTGCCGGGGGTGAGCGACGTCACCTTCTATGGCTTCTTCGGGGGGCGCCAGAGCGAGTCCCAGCAGGACTTCTTCGGCTCGGCCTTCGTGGACATCCCCTCCTTCCTGCGCGTCTTTGGCGAGGAAGTGGTGGTGCCACCCCGGCAGGTGGACGCCCTGAATCGGGATCCCTGCGGCGCGCTCATTGGAAAGAACCTGGCCCAGCGCTACGGGTGGAAGCCAGGGGATCCGGTGACGCTCAAGGGCACCGTCTACCCGGGGGATTGGACCTTCACCGTGCGGGGCATCTACGACGTGCGGGGAGGGAGCATGGACGCGGATTCGTTCCTCTTCGGCTTCCGGTGCATCAACGAGAAGCTGCCCAAGGATCGCAAGAACCGGGTGAGCGCCTTCATGCTGCGGGTGGAGGATCCCTCGCGCTCGACGGCGGTGGCCGCCGCGGTGGACACGATGTTCACCAACAGCCCTTACCCCACGCGCACGGAGAGCGAGCGCACGGCCACGCTGGGATTCATCTCCATGCTGTCGTCCATCCTCACGGCGGTGAACGTGGTGTCACTCGTCATCCTGCTCATCCTCCTGCTGGTCATCGGCAACACGCTGGCCATGGGGGTGCGCGAGCGCACGCGAGACCTGGCCACGCTGCGGGCCATGGGCTTCAAGCGAGGGCGGGTGGTGACGCTCGTGCTCGTCGAATCGGTGGCGATCGGTCTGCTCTCGGCGGCGCTGGGCGTGCTCCTCGCGCCTTCGCTCGTCAACGGCTTCCTCTCGGTGGTGGGCCCCCAGATGGGCGGCATCCCCCAGGACGCCCTCCGGGAAGGGACGCTGTTGCTCGGCGCGCTGGCGGCGCTGCTCGTGGCGCTGCTGGCCGGTGCCATCCCCGCCATCCAAGCCATCCGGCTTCCCGTGGCCGAGGGGTTGAGGAAGGTGGCCTGA
- a CDS encoding ABC transporter permease has translation MIPLYYNTRSLWARRLSTGITVLGLGLVVFVFAAVLMLANGIETALAAGGDPRNVILLNKGATSELMSDVSRDALRLVASLPQVASSATGEPLAAGELVVPVPLPHADGRESNVNIRGIGPQSFAIRPIVRLVAGRAPRTGTNELALGSSLVGRSPGARLGGELSFANQRWPVVGIFSAEGSAYESELWIDGNRLGPAFDRPVFNSIVVRTHSVPVRDAFMQAVKNDSRFTLDAKSEPQYWAEQATELATFIRVLGLFVSFIFGVGAVLGAMITMYAQVASRITELGMLRAVGFRRRSVLASVLIESAVLGTAGGVLGALGALATRWLKIRTLNIQTFTEVSFGFTPTPEIVVAALAFGALMGTLGGLLPALRAARLSILETLRA, from the coding sequence ATGATTCCGCTCTACTACAACACGCGCAGCCTCTGGGCGCGGCGCCTGTCCACGGGCATCACCGTGTTGGGCCTGGGGCTCGTCGTCTTCGTCTTCGCCGCGGTGCTCATGCTCGCCAACGGCATCGAGACCGCGCTCGCCGCGGGAGGAGACCCGCGCAACGTCATCCTGCTCAACAAGGGCGCCACCAGTGAGCTGATGAGCGACGTGAGCCGCGATGCCCTGCGCCTGGTGGCCAGCCTTCCCCAGGTGGCGTCCTCGGCGACGGGAGAGCCCCTGGCCGCGGGCGAGCTGGTGGTCCCGGTGCCGTTGCCCCACGCGGACGGCCGGGAGTCCAACGTCAACATCCGTGGCATCGGCCCCCAGAGCTTCGCCATCCGGCCCATCGTGCGGCTCGTCGCCGGACGGGCACCCCGGACCGGGACGAATGAATTGGCCCTGGGCTCGTCCCTGGTGGGCCGCTCCCCAGGCGCCCGGTTGGGTGGTGAGCTGTCGTTCGCCAACCAGCGCTGGCCCGTGGTGGGCATCTTCTCGGCGGAGGGGAGCGCCTACGAGTCCGAGCTGTGGATCGACGGCAACCGGCTCGGGCCGGCCTTCGATCGCCCGGTGTTCAACTCCATCGTGGTGCGCACCCACTCGGTGCCGGTCCGCGATGCCTTCATGCAGGCGGTGAAGAACGACTCGCGCTTCACGCTCGACGCCAAATCCGAGCCCCAGTATTGGGCGGAGCAGGCCACCGAGCTGGCCACTTTCATCCGCGTGCTCGGGCTCTTCGTGTCCTTCATCTTCGGCGTGGGCGCGGTGCTGGGCGCGATGATCACCATGTACGCCCAGGTGGCTTCGCGCATCACCGAGCTGGGAATGCTGCGGGCGGTGGGCTTCCGGCGCCGCAGCGTGCTCGCCAGCGTCCTCATTGAATCCGCCGTGCTGGGCACGGCCGGGGGCGTGCTCGGTGCCCTGGGCGCGCTGGCCACGCGCTGGCTGAAGATCCGCACCCTCAACATCCAGACCTTCACCGAGGTGAGCTTCGGCTTCACACCCACCCCGGAGATCGTCGTGGCGGCGCTCGCCTTCGGGGCGCTGATGGGCACGCTGGGAGGATTGCTCCCCGCCCTGCGTGCCGCCCGGCTGTCCATCCTGGAGACGCTGCGCGCCTGA
- a CDS encoding DUF92 domain-containing protein, with translation MGQDLQALLLSYGYVGACVLVGEVAARRGASREFARKFIHVGVGLWIFGILGLFEHRTLAVVPSLSAAVANWIIHRKRLLRAVETTPDNLGTVWFALSFSALVWLAWDRPAVAAGGVLAMAVGDALASLVGRRFGRHRYETLGGELKSLEGSMALLAGTFLSVLAAITWMPGLAPEMPRVPLALLCAVVATCAEALGTRGRDNLWVPLSAGAVLAWTPAAHVTGLGLGAAGALLIGVAAWARGSLSASGVLGAILIGLPVFGLAGPVGTAALLGFFFSSSALSKAFRARKAGVEAEYAKTGTRDLGQALANGGVAALAAVLLGTTGDARYLLAMLGAFAAANADTWATELGVLSRSPPRLVTTLRPVAPGTSGAVSAMGLMASTAGAAFVGLLALLAGLSWTALPWIIVAGVAGSLADSALGATVQDVRWCESCGRETERRMHHCGRPTRGLRGLAWLGNDTVNVMATAVGALLAFWA, from the coding sequence ATGGGTCAGGATCTTCAAGCGCTGCTGCTGTCCTATGGCTACGTGGGTGCCTGCGTACTCGTGGGCGAAGTGGCCGCGCGCCGGGGCGCGTCCCGGGAGTTCGCGCGCAAGTTCATCCACGTCGGCGTGGGCCTCTGGATCTTCGGCATCCTGGGACTGTTCGAGCACCGGACGCTGGCCGTGGTCCCCTCGCTCTCGGCGGCGGTGGCCAACTGGATCATCCACCGCAAGCGCCTGCTCCGAGCGGTGGAGACCACCCCCGACAACCTGGGCACCGTCTGGTTCGCGCTGTCCTTCTCGGCCCTGGTGTGGCTGGCGTGGGATCGGCCCGCGGTGGCGGCGGGCGGTGTGCTCGCCATGGCCGTGGGAGATGCACTGGCCTCGCTCGTGGGCCGGCGCTTCGGGCGCCACCGCTATGAGACGCTTGGCGGAGAGCTCAAGAGCCTGGAGGGCTCGATGGCCCTGCTCGCGGGCACCTTCCTCTCCGTGCTGGCCGCGATCACATGGATGCCGGGCCTCGCGCCGGAGATGCCCCGGGTGCCACTGGCCCTGCTGTGCGCCGTGGTGGCCACCTGCGCCGAGGCGCTCGGCACCCGGGGCCGGGACAACCTCTGGGTGCCCCTGTCCGCCGGAGCCGTGCTCGCCTGGACTCCCGCCGCGCACGTCACGGGCCTGGGCCTGGGCGCCGCGGGTGCCTTGCTCATCGGCGTCGCCGCCTGGGCCCGGGGCTCGCTGAGCGCGAGCGGCGTGCTCGGCGCGATCCTCATCGGCCTCCCCGTCTTCGGACTGGCGGGCCCGGTGGGAACGGCCGCCCTGCTCGGGTTCTTCTTCTCCTCCAGCGCCCTCTCCAAGGCGTTCCGCGCGCGCAAGGCCGGGGTGGAAGCGGAGTACGCCAAGACGGGAACGCGAGACCTGGGACAGGCCCTGGCCAATGGTGGAGTGGCGGCGCTGGCCGCCGTGCTCCTGGGCACCACGGGAGACGCACGCTACCTCCTGGCGATGCTGGGCGCCTTCGCCGCCGCCAACGCGGACACGTGGGCCACCGAGCTGGGAGTTCTCTCGCGCTCACCGCCCCGCCTGGTCACCACCCTGCGGCCCGTGGCCCCTGGCACCTCCGGCGCCGTGTCCGCCATGGGTCTCATGGCCTCCACCGCGGGTGCGGCCTTCGTGGGACTGCTCGCCCTGCTCGCGGGCCTGTCATGGACGGCGCTGCCCTGGATCATCGTGGCGGGCGTCGCGGGCTCGCTGGCCGATAGCGCCCTGGGCGCCACCGTGCAGGACGTGCGCTGGTGCGAGTCCTGTGGCCGGGAAACGGAGCGCCGGATGCATCACTGTGGCCGCCCCACCCGGGGCCTGCGAGGCCTGGCCTGGTTGGGCAACGACACCGTCAATGTCATGGCCACCGCCGTGGGTGCCCTCCTGGCTTTCTGGGCATGA